In the Malania oleifera isolate guangnan ecotype guangnan chromosome 1, ASM2987363v1, whole genome shotgun sequence genome, one interval contains:
- the LOC131156251 gene encoding ethylene-responsive transcription factor ERF011 — translation MEGGCSTKRSVGQSEKKYKGIRMRKWGKWVAEIREPNKRSRIWLGSYSTPVAAARAYDTAVFYLRGPSARLNFPECLAGEGCLHDMSAASIRKKATEVGARVDALATAVRASSQVKPCGAGSGFDEKPDLNKMPDPENSDDDDVWGRDLE, via the coding sequence ATGGAGGGAGGGTGTTCGACGAAACGATCGGTGGGGCAGAGCGAGAAGAAGTACAAGGGGATAAGGATGAGGAAGTGGGGGAAGTGGGTGGCCGAGATAAGGGAGCCCAACAAGCGGTCCAGGATATGGCTGGGCTCCTACTCCACCCCCGTGGCGGCGGCGCGTGCCTACGACACGGCGGTGTTCTACCTGAGGGGCCCGTCGGCCAGGCTCAACTTCCCGGAGTGCCTAGCGGGCGAAGGCTGCCTCCACGACATGTCGGCGGCGTCGATTCGGAAGAAGGCGACGGAGGTCGGAGCCAGGGTCGATGCGCTCGCGACGGCTGTTCGCGCTTCGTCTCAGGTCAAGCCCTGCGGCGCCGGCAGCGGGTTCGATGAGAAGCCCGACTTGAACAAGATGCCCGACCCGGAGAATTCCGACGACGATGACGTTTGGGGAAGAGACTTGGAGTAG